A window of the Arenibacter algicola genome harbors these coding sequences:
- a CDS encoding DUF423 domain-containing protein, with amino-acid sequence MNKTIFVTGIFFGLTAVLLGAFGAHGLEKMVDAKAIETFETGVRYQMYHALFLLLLGGSNLLVNERKKLIYYFIVVGIVCFSFSIYLLAINELSSFDFKKIALLTPLGGVLLVTGWILLGIRVLNQKPSHKTNKL; translated from the coding sequence ATGAACAAAACAATTTTCGTCACTGGTATATTTTTCGGTCTAACGGCGGTTCTTTTAGGTGCTTTTGGGGCACATGGTTTGGAAAAAATGGTAGATGCCAAGGCAATTGAGACTTTTGAGACCGGGGTGCGGTACCAGATGTACCACGCTCTGTTCCTATTGCTTTTGGGAGGTAGCAACTTATTGGTCAATGAGCGTAAAAAGCTGATTTATTACTTTATAGTGGTTGGAATTGTATGTTTTTCTTTTTCAATTTACCTTTTGGCAATCAATGAATTGTCGAGTTTTGATTTTAAGAAAATAGCACTATTGACTCCCCTGGGCGGTGTTCTCCTGGTTACGGGCTGGATACTTTTGGGCATTAGGGTTCTTAATCAAAAACCATCACATAAAACTAACAAGCTCTAA
- a CDS encoding uroporphyrinogen-III synthase, whose product MKVKTILVSQPEPKMENSPYSKLIDKEKIKVDFRPFIHVEGVDAKMVRQQKIDLKNFTAIILTSRNAVDHFFRIAEEMRFKVPDTMKYFCQSEAVAYYLQKYVVYRKRKIYVGKMNFPDLNTLFKKYKDEKFLLPSSDVLKPIVPETLNSLGIDWTRGIFYRTVISDLSDLRDVYYDVLVFFSPSGIESLLKNFPDFKQNETRIAVFGNSTVKAATEAGLRIDIQAPTPETPSMTMALQRYITSVNKK is encoded by the coding sequence ATGAAAGTAAAAACGATTTTGGTTTCACAGCCAGAACCTAAGATGGAAAACTCCCCCTATTCCAAGCTTATTGATAAGGAGAAAATAAAGGTAGATTTTAGACCTTTTATCCACGTGGAAGGCGTTGATGCGAAAATGGTACGACAACAAAAAATTGACCTTAAGAATTTTACCGCCATTATTCTAACCAGTAGGAATGCAGTGGATCACTTCTTTAGGATCGCGGAGGAAATGAGGTTCAAGGTTCCCGATACGATGAAATATTTTTGTCAGTCAGAGGCAGTAGCCTACTATTTACAAAAATACGTTGTATACCGCAAGCGTAAAATTTATGTTGGGAAAATGAATTTTCCAGATTTAAATACTTTGTTCAAAAAATATAAGGACGAAAAATTTTTATTACCATCCTCTGACGTTCTTAAACCTATTGTTCCCGAAACACTAAATAGTTTGGGAATAGATTGGACCAGGGGCATTTTTTACAGAACGGTAATCAGTGACCTTTCAGATTTAAGGGATGTGTATTATGATGTATTGGTATTCTTTAGCCCTTCCGGAATTGAATCGCTATTAAAGAATTTCCCTGATTTTAAACAGAACGAAACCAGAATAGCGGTTTTTGGAAATTCAACGGTTAAAGCAGCCACGGAAGCAGGGTTAAGAATAGACATTCAGGCCCCCACCCCGGAAACGCCTTCTATGACCATGGCACTACAGAGATACATTACCAGTGTAAACAAGAAATAG
- a CDS encoding T9SS type A sorting domain-containing protein, with protein MKQLYLVIALLFISISFGQDPKGNVGGGDIPGFKIYPNPVTNGRVYISTSLNAPKQILIFDIFGSQVLETTIIGSELNVNDLDAGVYMLRVNEKNKVATRKLIIK; from the coding sequence ATGAAGCAACTCTACTTAGTTATAGCCTTACTTTTTATCTCTATTTCCTTTGGACAGGATCCTAAAGGCAATGTGGGTGGAGGGGATATTCCTGGGTTTAAGATATATCCCAATCCTGTGACCAATGGCAGGGTATATATCAGTACTTCCCTGAACGCTCCAAAACAGATTTTAATTTTCGATATATTTGGATCCCAAGTACTGGAAACTACCATTATTGGTTCGGAACTAAATGTAAATGATTTGGATGCCGGTGTTTACATGCTAAGAGTAAACGAAAAAAACAAAGTAGCCACAAGAAAGCTGATTATTAAATAG
- a CDS encoding long-chain-fatty-acid--protein ligase encodes MPLENIFTISTDEEFNAMALKTFQVQYNENLVYQEFCRHLGKNVSTVKTLEDIPFLPIEFFKSKKVICGSFTPQITFTSSGTTGSEVSKHHVKNLELYENSYLTAFRHFYGDIDDYCVLALLPSYLEREGSSLIYMANDLIHKSKHPDSGFYLDNLDSLQKTLVELDARNTKILLLGVSFALLDMVEEFQLKLKNTVVMETGGMKGRKKELIREELHQLLKNGFGVEAIHSEYGMTELLSQAYSQGNGRFFAPKWMKVLIRETEDPLTLQKAGKTGGVNIIDLANIHSCSFIATQDLGKVHTDGSFEILGRFDHSDIRGCNLMVL; translated from the coding sequence ATGCCTCTCGAAAATATTTTTACAATTTCAACGGACGAAGAATTCAATGCCATGGCATTGAAAACATTTCAGGTCCAATATAATGAAAACTTGGTGTATCAGGAATTTTGCCGTCACTTAGGGAAGAATGTGTCCACCGTTAAGACCCTTGAAGATATTCCCTTTCTGCCGATAGAATTTTTTAAATCCAAAAAAGTAATATGTGGTTCATTTACGCCCCAGATTACCTTTACCAGTAGTGGCACTACGGGAAGTGAGGTAAGCAAGCATCACGTAAAAAACTTGGAACTATACGAGAATAGCTATCTAACCGCATTCAGACACTTTTATGGGGATATAGACGACTATTGTGTGCTGGCATTGTTGCCCTCTTATCTGGAAAGGGAGGGTTCTTCCTTGATCTATATGGCCAACGACCTTATCCACAAAAGCAAGCATCCAGACAGCGGCTTTTATTTGGATAATCTTGACAGTTTGCAAAAGACCTTGGTTGAATTGGATGCCCGTAACACTAAAATATTACTGCTAGGTGTTTCCTTTGCCTTATTGGATATGGTGGAAGAATTCCAATTGAAACTAAAGAATACGGTAGTTATGGAAACAGGTGGCATGAAAGGGCGCAAAAAGGAATTGATACGTGAGGAGTTGCACCAACTATTAAAAAACGGTTTTGGAGTGGAGGCCATCCATTCGGAATATGGCATGACAGAGCTTTTGTCCCAGGCCTATTCCCAAGGCAATGGACGCTTCTTTGCCCCTAAATGGATGAAAGTCTTGATACGTGAAACCGAAGATCCTTTAACCTTGCAAAAAGCAGGTAAAACGGGAGGTGTAAATATCATTGACCTGGCAAATATTCACTCCTGCAGCTTTATTGCCACTCAAGACTTGGGAAAAGTGCATACCGACGGAAGTTTTGAGATATTGGGAAGGTTTGACCATTCCGATATTAGAGGCTGTAATTTAATGGTATTATAA
- a CDS encoding DUF4271 domain-containing protein, translating to MEAILRNDYTVDWITIILFSSIFFMVLAKTTFYSRFLNYIILPFNNKYIFLYQKKDKLFNWFSIFFSIFQLLNFSLFLYFAYTIFFKIPEGQQFVAYSIIFISLFLFFTIKILLQLGNGFIFNINKIIAEIIFKKLSYLNYSGIVMLFANLLLNFVFRESKAVVFISLLLVFLINAIGWTTTLRNHQKFIASNFVYFILYLCALEIAPIIIVGNYLIDRNL from the coding sequence ATGGAAGCTATATTAAGAAATGATTATACTGTAGATTGGATAACCATTATCCTATTTTCCAGTATCTTTTTTATGGTACTTGCAAAAACTACTTTTTATAGCCGTTTCTTGAACTATATCATCTTACCGTTCAACAACAAATATATCTTTCTTTACCAAAAGAAAGACAAACTATTTAATTGGTTCAGTATTTTTTTCAGTATTTTTCAATTGCTAAATTTCTCTCTTTTCCTATACTTTGCTTATACCATTTTTTTCAAGATTCCGGAAGGGCAACAGTTCGTTGCCTATAGTATTATTTTTATATCGCTTTTTCTATTTTTTACCATTAAAATACTCTTGCAATTGGGCAACGGTTTTATATTTAATATCAACAAGATTATTGCCGAAATAATTTTCAAGAAACTCTCCTATCTCAACTACAGTGGCATTGTAATGCTATTTGCCAATCTTCTGTTAAATTTTGTTTTCAGGGAGTCAAAAGCAGTAGTTTTTATAAGTCTTTTGTTAGTATTCCTTATAAACGCTATTGGTTGGACTACAACATTGAGAAATCATCAAAAATTCATCGCCAGTAATTTTGTGTATTTTATTTTGTACCTTTGCGCTCTTGAAATAGCACCAATTATTATAGTTGGAAACTATCTAATAGATCGAAACCTATGA
- the tyrS gene encoding tyrosine--tRNA ligase: MTTNFVEELTWRGMLHDAMPGTEEHLLSGMQSAYVGIDPTADSLHIGHLVGVMMLRHFQLAGHKPYALIGGATGMIGDPSGKSTERNLLDEATLAHNQAAIKEQLSRFLDFNSGMDNSAVLVNNYDWMKDFSFLEFIRDVGKHITVNYMMAKDSVKKRLSAEAKEGMSFTEFTYQLVQGYDFLHLYREHNCTLQMGGSDQWGNITTGTELIRRIGGGKGFALTCPLITKADGTKFGKSEGGNIWLDSERTSPYKFYQYWLNTSDEDAEKYIKIFTFLPKEEIENLVNMHQDAPHLRVLQKRLADEVTVMVHSQEDLDNAVKASDILFGKSTSSDLKKLNEKTFLDVFEGVPQAEVSKEDIDIGLDMIGALAAKTGFLGSNGEARRELKQNSISVNKEKVKEDYIISTEDLINNKFVLLQRGKKNYFVLVIK; encoded by the coding sequence ATGACTACGAACTTTGTAGAAGAATTAACTTGGAGAGGAATGTTGCACGATGCAATGCCCGGTACGGAAGAACATTTGTTAAGCGGAATGCAATCTGCCTATGTGGGAATTGACCCAACGGCAGACTCACTACATATTGGACATTTGGTTGGGGTTATGATGCTTCGTCATTTTCAGTTGGCAGGCCATAAACCTTATGCGCTGATCGGGGGAGCAACCGGGATGATCGGTGATCCTTCAGGGAAATCTACAGAGCGGAATTTGCTGGATGAGGCTACCTTGGCGCATAACCAGGCCGCTATAAAAGAACAACTTTCCCGTTTTTTGGATTTTAATAGTGGAATGGATAACAGTGCTGTACTGGTGAACAACTATGATTGGATGAAGGATTTTTCCTTTTTGGAATTTATTCGGGATGTAGGGAAGCACATTACGGTGAATTATATGATGGCCAAGGATTCCGTAAAAAAACGATTATCGGCCGAAGCTAAGGAAGGAATGTCCTTTACGGAATTCACCTATCAATTGGTGCAGGGATATGATTTTTTACATCTCTATAGGGAGCACAATTGCACCCTGCAAATGGGAGGTAGTGACCAATGGGGAAATATTACCACAGGTACCGAACTTATCCGTAGAATTGGAGGCGGTAAAGGATTTGCCCTTACCTGTCCTTTGATTACAAAGGCCGATGGCACCAAATTTGGGAAGTCGGAAGGGGGCAATATTTGGTTGGATTCTGAAAGAACATCCCCTTATAAATTCTATCAATATTGGTTGAATACCTCGGATGAGGATGCCGAAAAATATATCAAAATCTTCACTTTTTTACCTAAGGAAGAAATAGAAAATTTGGTTAATATGCATCAGGATGCCCCTCATTTAAGGGTGCTTCAAAAGCGTTTGGCCGATGAGGTAACGGTAATGGTACATTCGCAGGAAGATCTGGATAATGCTGTAAAGGCAAGTGATATTCTTTTTGGAAAATCGACCTCGAGCGACTTAAAAAAACTGAATGAAAAGACATTTTTAGATGTGTTTGAAGGCGTGCCACAGGCGGAGGTATCCAAGGAGGACATTGATATTGGCCTGGATATGATTGGGGCCTTGGCGGCAAAAACCGGTTTTTTAGGGTCTAATGGGGAAGCTAGACGCGAATTGAAGCAAAATTCCATTTCTGTTAACAAGGAAAAAGTCAAAGAAGATTATATCATTTCTACAGAAGATCTGATCAACAATAAATTTGTTTTGCTGCAGCGCGGGAAGAAGAATTATTTTGTACTGGTAATTAAATAA
- a CDS encoding polyprenol monophosphomannose synthase, whose amino-acid sequence MADSLVIIPTFNEIENIELIIHSVFALEQDFHILVVDDNSPDGTADAVKALQEQYLNKLFLEVRRDKSGLGTAYIHGFKWAIEKKYEYIFEMDADFSHAPTDLIKLRQACIEGADVAVGSRYKKGINVVNWPLHRILLSYGASFYVKLITGMRVHDPTAGFVCYRRKVLETINLDSIKFIGYAFQIEMKFRAHLQDYKIEEVPIIFTDRIRGKSKMSASIINEAVFGVLQMKLRSLFHKKKF is encoded by the coding sequence ATGGCGGATAGCTTGGTCATTATTCCTACCTTCAATGAAATTGAAAACATTGAGCTCATAATTCATTCCGTCTTTGCTTTGGAGCAGGATTTTCATATCCTTGTCGTTGACGATAATTCTCCTGACGGTACGGCCGATGCGGTAAAAGCTCTACAGGAGCAATATTTAAATAAGTTATTTTTAGAGGTAAGACGGGATAAATCTGGTTTGGGAACGGCCTATATCCATGGGTTTAAATGGGCCATAGAAAAGAAATATGAATATATTTTTGAGATGGATGCCGATTTTTCACATGCACCAACAGATCTTATAAAGCTGCGGCAAGCCTGTATTGAAGGGGCGGATGTAGCTGTGGGATCGCGTTACAAAAAGGGAATTAATGTAGTAAATTGGCCCTTGCATAGAATACTGTTGTCCTATGGTGCTTCATTTTATGTGAAATTGATAACCGGAATGAGGGTGCACGACCCTACTGCCGGATTTGTTTGTTACAGGAGAAAGGTTTTGGAAACCATCAATTTGGATTCCATTAAATTTATTGGATATGCATTTCAAATCGAAATGAAGTTCAGGGCCCATCTTCAAGATTATAAGATTGAAGAGGTGCCTATTATTTTTACCGATAGAATAAGGGGAAAATCAAAAATGAGTGCTTCCATTATTAATGAGGCCGTTTTTGGGGTACTACAGATGAAGTTGCGCAGTTTGTTTCACAAAAAGAAATTTTAA
- a CDS encoding DUF4296 domain-containing protein, with protein MLKYIVVIFLGLLFSCNEKVVEKPENLIPEDKMATILYDISLLNAGKIINESILNEYDIEPMGYIYTKYGIDSVQFVKSDTYYASMPTVYETIYTKVKDRLEKDEKFFEDERQQKQDSLMEAKEKSNPELKKKPVNTKDSLP; from the coding sequence ATGCTAAAATATATAGTTGTCATTTTTTTGGGGCTGTTGTTTTCATGTAATGAAAAGGTAGTTGAGAAGCCGGAAAACCTTATTCCGGAAGATAAAATGGCCACCATTTTATACGATATTTCATTGTTAAATGCCGGTAAGATAATTAACGAAAGCATTTTAAACGAATATGACATTGAGCCAATGGGGTATATCTATACCAAGTATGGGATAGACAGCGTCCAATTTGTAAAAAGCGACACTTACTATGCCTCTATGCCCACTGTATACGAGACCATCTACACCAAGGTAAAAGATAGGTTGGAGAAGGATGAAAAGTTTTTTGAAGATGAAAGGCAGCAGAAGCAGGATTCTTTAATGGAAGCCAAAGAAAAGTCGAACCCCGAACTCAAAAAAAAACCAGTTAATACTAAGGATTCTCTTCCATAA
- a CDS encoding T9SS type A sorting domain-containing protein, translating into MKIFYTLLFMVFSMAVSAQEFVEEPLDRTTQANTFKLYPNPAYQDVVYITTKHNGVKDVVIYDVFGTIVLKDRITHTLLNISKLAPGVYVLQITENRVTMTRKLVVK; encoded by the coding sequence ATGAAAATATTTTACACCCTACTGTTCATGGTATTTTCTATGGCCGTTTCTGCACAGGAATTCGTTGAAGAGCCGTTAGACAGAACTACCCAAGCAAATACTTTCAAATTATACCCCAATCCGGCCTATCAGGATGTGGTCTATATTACCACAAAGCATAATGGGGTAAAGGATGTAGTAATCTATGATGTCTTCGGAACCATAGTTTTAAAGGACCGGATAACCCATACCCTTTTGAACATATCAAAATTGGCTCCGGGAGTTTACGTATTACAAATTACCGAAAACAGGGTAACGATGACCAGAAAGTTGGTCGTGAAATAA
- a CDS encoding NAD-dependent epimerase/dehydratase family protein — protein MILVTGGTGLVGAHLLLHLLQSGATVKAIHRENSNLKEVEKVFGYYTDQSHKLFQKINWVKADLNDLPALEIAFENVTHVYHCAALISFNPNDYDLLRKVNYEGTKNIVNLCIAKGIQKLCYTSSIGAIGRTVGNQEATEETDWNSQQSNVYAMTKMDAELEVWRGAQENVPAVIVNPGVILGPGFWETGTGILFKTAYKARKYYPPGGTGFVTVNDVVQIMTQLMQSSITNEKYILVAKNLTYKEILRTITAAFGKPEPSKAIKFWQLEVFRRWDWLRNIFWNSGRKLTKNSVESLRKNQLFNADKIQKQLGYSFEALDGIIEFSCKKFMEENP, from the coding sequence ATGATTTTAGTCACAGGAGGAACTGGTTTGGTAGGAGCACACCTTCTTTTGCACTTGTTGCAGTCGGGTGCCACGGTAAAAGCCATCCATAGAGAAAATAGCAACCTAAAAGAGGTTGAAAAGGTATTTGGGTATTATACCGACCAATCCCACAAACTGTTTCAAAAAATTAATTGGGTAAAGGCCGATCTTAATGACCTCCCAGCCTTGGAAATTGCTTTTGAAAATGTGACACATGTTTATCATTGTGCGGCCTTAATTTCCTTTAACCCCAATGATTATGATCTATTGCGTAAAGTAAATTATGAAGGCACTAAAAACATTGTCAATCTTTGTATTGCCAAGGGTATCCAAAAATTGTGCTATACCAGTTCCATAGGTGCCATAGGGCGGACGGTAGGTAACCAAGAGGCTACTGAAGAAACGGATTGGAATTCCCAACAAAGCAATGTGTACGCTATGACCAAGATGGATGCGGAACTGGAAGTTTGGAGGGGTGCTCAGGAAAATGTTCCTGCAGTTATAGTAAATCCAGGGGTTATCTTGGGCCCTGGGTTCTGGGAAACGGGAACAGGGATTTTATTTAAAACCGCTTATAAGGCCCGTAAATACTATCCGCCAGGAGGAACAGGCTTCGTTACAGTAAATGACGTGGTCCAAATAATGACCCAATTAATGCAGTCGTCCATAACCAATGAAAAGTATATCCTTGTGGCCAAAAACCTGACCTATAAAGAAATACTACGCACGATTACGGCAGCCTTCGGCAAACCAGAACCTAGCAAAGCCATTAAATTTTGGCAACTGGAGGTGTTTAGAAGATGGGATTGGCTAAGGAATATTTTCTGGAACAGTGGAAGAAAACTAACCAAAAACTCGGTTGAATCCTTACGTAAGAACCAATTGTTCAATGCCGACAAAATACAAAAACAACTAGGCTATTCCTTTGAGGCCTTGGACGGCATTATAGAATTTTCCTGCAAAAAGTTTATGGAAGAGAATCCTTAG
- a CDS encoding dihydroorotase has translation MGRILLKNAKIVNDNKIFPADILLEDDFILKIEDQISSDSAAKVMDLEGKYVIPGAIDDQVHFREPGLTHKGTIATESRAAVAGGITSFMEQPNTNPQTTTIKALEDKFEMARNSAFANYSFLFGGTNDNLEEIKKLDKNACSGIKLFLGSSTGNMLVDNEEVIEKIFRNTEMVISAHCEDESTIKANFAKYKAQYGDDIPVKYHPLIRSAEACYLSSSRAIALAKKTGARFHVFHLSTGKETELFRNDIPLEDKKITAEVCIHHLWFSEEDYDTKGTLIKWNPAVKTAADRDQLWEALLDDRIDVIATDHAPHTLEEKNNVYTSAPSGGPLVQHALPAMLEKYHDGKISLEKIVEKMCHNPAKLFQIKKRGFIREGFYADLVVLDLNDSWTVTKENIAYKCGWSPFEGNSFKSRITHTFVNGHLAYENGNFSEERKARRLTFNRE, from the coding sequence ATGGGAAGAATACTTTTAAAAAACGCTAAAATCGTTAATGACAATAAAATATTCCCTGCAGATATACTGTTGGAGGACGATTTTATTCTTAAAATTGAGGATCAAATTTCATCGGATAGTGCCGCCAAGGTAATGGATTTGGAAGGGAAATATGTAATACCTGGAGCCATAGACGATCAAGTACATTTTAGGGAGCCTGGTCTAACCCATAAGGGCACTATTGCCACGGAAAGTCGGGCAGCCGTTGCCGGGGGAATAACCTCCTTTATGGAACAGCCCAATACCAATCCCCAAACAACTACCATTAAGGCTTTGGAGGATAAGTTTGAAATGGCTAGAAATTCTGCTTTTGCCAATTACTCTTTTTTATTTGGCGGTACCAACGACAATTTGGAAGAGATAAAAAAATTGGATAAGAATGCCTGTTCTGGGATTAAACTCTTTTTAGGTTCCTCTACGGGCAATATGTTGGTAGACAATGAAGAGGTGATCGAAAAAATATTTAGAAATACGGAGATGGTCATTTCCGCACATTGCGAAGATGAGTCCACCATTAAGGCAAATTTTGCCAAATATAAGGCGCAATATGGGGATGATATTCCCGTAAAATACCATCCTTTGATCAGGAGTGCCGAAGCCTGTTATCTTTCTTCTTCCAGAGCCATTGCCTTGGCAAAAAAAACAGGGGCAAGATTTCATGTCTTTCACCTATCTACAGGAAAGGAAACCGAGCTTTTTAGGAACGATATTCCATTGGAGGATAAAAAAATTACTGCTGAGGTCTGTATTCACCATCTTTGGTTTTCGGAAGAGGATTACGATACCAAAGGAACTCTAATTAAATGGAATCCGGCTGTTAAAACTGCTGCGGATAGGGACCAACTTTGGGAGGCTTTATTGGATGATCGTATAGATGTCATTGCCACGGACCATGCACCACATACTTTAGAAGAGAAGAACAACGTTTACACTTCCGCTCCCTCGGGAGGCCCATTGGTGCAACATGCCTTGCCCGCAATGTTGGAGAAATATCATGATGGAAAGATAAGCTTGGAGAAAATTGTGGAGAAAATGTGCCATAATCCGGCAAAGTTGTTTCAGATAAAAAAACGTGGTTTTATTCGGGAAGGATTTTATGCCGATTTAGTGGTGTTGGATCTTAATGATTCCTGGACCGTGACCAAGGAAAATATAGCCTATAAATGTGGTTGGTCTCCCTTTGAAGGTAACTCGTTTAAATCCAGGATAACCCATACATTTGTAAATGGGCATTTGGCCTATGAGAATGGCAATTTTTCGGAAGAGCGAAAAGCCAGGAGGTTAACTTTTAATAGAGAGTAA
- the pckA gene encoding phosphoenolpyruvate carboxykinase (ATP), translating to MNSSTPSTKSIALETYGITSKKIHYQLAPSRLHEITVEKGMGVTSSTGALAINTGEFTGRSPMDRFIVKDEITADKIWWGNVNIPFESEKFDALYNKVIKYLNEKELYVRDCFACADDDYKTNIRVINEYPWSNMFAYNMFLRPTEEELVGFDPEWTVVNAPGFMAKAEEDGTRQHNFAILNFTRKIALIGGTGYTGEIKKGIFSALNFILPVFKNCLPMHCSANVGEDGDTAIFFGLSGTGKTTLSADPHRKLIGDDEHGWTKENTVFNFEGGCYAKVINLSEENEPEIYGAIKKGALLENVVLDANGVVDFANTSITQNTRVSYPIYNIDNIQVPSIGKNPKNIFFLTADAFGVLPPISKLTPSQAAYHFISGYTAKVAGTEAGVVEPVPSFSACFGAPFMPLHPTKYAEMLSKKMLDAGVNVWLVNTGWTGGPYGVGTRMKLKYTRAMIHAALSGELGLYSYDKYHIHSVFGVAQPRECPGVPTSVLSPRATWNNDEAYYKTAFKLTNAFRENFKKFEVYANEEIRRGGPQRYAF from the coding sequence ATGAATTCATCAACACCCTCAACTAAATCGATTGCGTTGGAGACGTATGGTATAACAAGTAAAAAAATTCACTATCAATTGGCACCGTCAAGACTACATGAAATTACAGTGGAAAAGGGTATGGGCGTAACCTCCTCTACCGGGGCTTTAGCAATTAATACAGGCGAATTTACGGGTAGGTCTCCAATGGACAGATTTATTGTAAAGGATGAGATTACGGCCGATAAAATTTGGTGGGGAAATGTAAATATACCCTTTGAAAGCGAAAAGTTTGATGCTCTTTACAACAAGGTCATAAAATATCTCAATGAAAAGGAACTTTATGTAAGGGATTGTTTTGCATGCGCCGACGATGATTACAAGACGAACATCAGGGTAATTAATGAATATCCCTGGTCCAATATGTTTGCCTACAATATGTTTTTAAGGCCTACCGAAGAAGAGTTGGTAGGTTTTGATCCGGAATGGACTGTGGTTAATGCACCTGGATTTATGGCAAAGGCAGAGGAAGATGGGACAAGGCAGCATAATTTTGCCATTCTTAATTTCACCCGTAAAATTGCCCTGATAGGAGGTACCGGATATACGGGGGAAATTAAAAAAGGAATATTTTCTGCGCTGAATTTTATTCTTCCGGTATTTAAGAATTGCCTTCCCATGCACTGTTCGGCAAACGTGGGCGAGGATGGGGATACCGCAATCTTTTTTGGCCTTTCCGGAACTGGAAAGACTACATTATCGGCAGACCCACATAGAAAATTGATCGGAGATGATGAACATGGGTGGACCAAAGAAAATACCGTATTTAATTTTGAGGGAGGTTGTTATGCCAAGGTCATTAATCTTTCGGAAGAAAATGAGCCTGAAATTTACGGAGCCATAAAGAAAGGAGCCCTTTTGGAGAACGTGGTATTGGATGCCAATGGGGTGGTCGACTTTGCCAATACCTCCATTACCCAAAATACCAGAGTAAGTTATCCAATTTATAATATAGACAATATACAGGTGCCATCTATTGGTAAGAACCCAAAAAATATTTTCTTTTTAACTGCGGATGCCTTTGGGGTATTGCCTCCTATTTCCAAGTTGACCCCTAGTCAGGCAGCCTATCATTTTATTTCGGGATATACGGCCAAGGTGGCCGGTACCGAGGCAGGGGTGGTAGAACCAGTACCAAGTTTTTCGGCTTGTTTTGGAGCGCCGTTTATGCCATTGCATCCAACCAAATACGCAGAGATGCTGAGTAAAAAAATGTTGGATGCAGGGGTAAATGTATGGTTGGTAAATACAGGATGGACCGGTGGCCCATATGGGGTGGGTACCAGAATGAAATTGAAATATACCAGGGCCATGATCCATGCGGCCTTAAGTGGCGAACTGGGACTGTACAGTTATGATAAATACCATATCCACTCCGTTTTTGGAGTGGCACAGCCTAGGGAGTGTCCTGGAGTCCCTACAAGTGTGCTAAGTCCAAGGGCAACATGGAACAATGACGAGGCCTATTACAAAACCGCCTTTAAGTTGACCAATGCCTTTAGAGAAAACTTTAAGAAATTCGAGGTCTATGCCAATGAGGAAATAAGGCGTGGAGGACCGCAGCGATATGCATTCTAA